In Fundulus heteroclitus isolate FHET01 chromosome 18, MU-UCD_Fhet_4.1, whole genome shotgun sequence, a single genomic region encodes these proteins:
- the LOC105917000 gene encoding dehydrogenase/reductase SDR family member 11: MDRWKGRVALVTGASVGIGATIAKELVRSGMRVVGCARNVDKIKALAAECKSAGYSGVLIPFKCDLTNVEEIQSMFAAIKAEHKGVDVCINNAGLANPEPLLSGKTSGWKTMLDVNVMALSICTREAYQSMKERNIDDGHIINLNSICGHIVINSGDIHFYTATKYAVSALTEGLRQELREAKTHIRATCISPGIVETEFAYRFHSETPDKAKEAYSHIKALEAIDVANAVVYVLSAPPHVQVGDIVLRPVEQQA; encoded by the exons ATGGACCGCTGGAAGGGCAGAGTGGCTCTGGTGACCGGAGCTTCGGTCGGGATCGGAGCGACTATCGCCAAAGAGCTGGTTCGGTCCGGCATGAGGGTGGTGGGCTGCGCAAGAAACGTGGACAAAATAAAG GCGTTGGCTGCAGAGTGTAAGAGCGCGGGCTACAGTGGCGTCTTGATCCCATTCAAGTGCGACCTGACCAATGTGGAGGAAATCCAGTCCATGTTTGCAGCCATCAAAGCGGAGCACAAAGGCGTGGACGTTTGCATCAACAACGCTGGGCTGGCTAATCCCGAGCCTCTGCTGAGCGGCAAAACCAGCGGCTGGAAAACCATGCTTGAC GTGAACGTAATGGCACTGAGCATCTGCACTCGTGAAGCGTACCAGTcgatgaaggaaagaaacattGATGATGGACACATCATCAATTTAAACAG CATCTGTGGGCACATTGTAATTAACAGTGGCGACATCCATTTCTACACGGCCACTAAGTACGCCGTGTCGGCCCTGACTGAAGGCCTGAGGCAGGAGCTCAGGGAGGCAAAAACTCACATCAGAGCTACA TGCATTTCTCCTGGTATAGTAGAGACTGAATTTGCTTATCGGTTCCACAGCGAAACCCCTGACAAAGCCAAGGAAGCATACTCTCACATCAAG GCCTTGGAAGCAATAGATGTTGCTAATGCTGTTGTATATGTCCTAAGTGCCCCTCCTCATGTTCAG GTTGGAGATATTGTGTTGCGACCCGTGGAGCAACAGGCATGA